TTTGATAAGATCCTGTTTATTACTAAAAATTGTGAGGAACTAATATCCCGTGCCAAATTTCTTGCTTATATTTTCCAGGTTCGGGCTCCTTCTTGAGATCACACTACTCTAGTTCCTCATCAGCTCTATGTATTCTGGCAGCTTTATGCTTCTCACATACAGCCAGTCTAGTGTCTGAGTGgttcttaattttcttcaatTGCAAAAGAAACTTGTCTTACTATTTATGAGGCTGGTCACCCAGCACCATCAACTACTGACATTCTTTTCTTGGGCCCATATAAGCATTTGCTGTTGCTTATTAGAACCACAGTTGGGAAATTTGTGAGAGACTGGAAAATGCCTCTTACAATATTTTGGGACTAAAGAGCAGAACAAATCCTACCAGAATAAATCCCTCCTCAACGGTGATCTCTCCAGGTATCTGCCACTGAAATGGACCCTACGCTGGTGCCTGTAGGCTGCAGAGAAGGGACAGAGGCGCTGTGCAAAcccttgcagcagcagccagggctgtgcacagACTCATCCAATGCACTTTTGTTTCTACACTCGGGAAGAAAACATCACGCATGATGTGCACACAAGGCTGTGACACAAACCAAGGCTTTTCTCCACCCTGAAGCAGGAATGCCTTTGCACTCCAGGGTGAAAGCAACAGATGATGGTCGTAtgctgtgccagaggaggtttagggtGGCCATTTGGAGGAATTTAGTGACAGAAAGGGTGGCTGGGTATTGGGTCGGGctgtccagggaggtggtgttgtcactgtccccagaggtgcttaagactggatgtggcccttagtgccatggtctagttgatAAGGTGTTCTTTGGTCATaggctggactcgatgatcccaGAGATCTCTTCCGAGCTGACAGATTCCGTGATCCTGTGAaatgccttccttagcagaacGGTCTCACAGTAACATGCGAGTACAAACATGAGACCCCAGGGGCATTATCTAGGCGAGGCATCACATCGGAAGGCGCTCGTGTCGCACCTGCGGGCTTACGGCAGCTTCCCCAGCGACACTTCGCGGACAGGGCTATTtgagcgcggcccggcccgctccgGCCGCCGGAGCACCCGCAGCCCAGGGCCGCAACAGGACTACAGCTCCCGGCgtgccccgcggccgccgccgcgcacgcccccgcagccccgcccaGTCCGGCGTGGCGACACCGGCTGCGGCGCGGCGATGGAGCGCGTCCCGTGACGTCACGGCGCGGCGGCCAATCCCGGAGCGGGGAGCAGAACTGCCGGCGTTCAAATCCTCCGCCTCCCCCGCCCGCCCTCACCcagcggccccggcgcggcggcgtGAGGCGGCGTGAGGCGTGCGGCTCCCGCGCCTTCCCGGCGGCGCAGTCCCCCAGGAGGCGAGGCGAGGCGAGGTGAGGCGGCAGCGCTGCCGTTagcggcggccggcggggccGTGCGTCAGCGGCGGCGATCCCGCGGGCCGGCGCTCCTCGGCCCCGCCCGCGGGGGGCGCTCCCGCTCGGCCGCGTCACGCGGGGCCGGGAAGAGCCGAGGCTGCGGCACCGGGAGCGAGCGGCGGGCGGGCACCTCGGGCTGGAGCCCCGCTGCAGCCGGGGCACCGCTGCTGGGCGAGCAGAGGGTCGCCGCTGTGTTGGCTGTGGGGGTCGGCGGAGTGGGGTAATTAAAGAATTCGTCTGAACTAACTTCTGTGGTCATCAGGAAGCGTAAAGCCTCATACAGCCCTTGAGTGAAAAGCAGACCTGTCGTTAGGCATTTTCAGGTCTTGGTTGTGTTTGCTTGTTTGCCAAACAGACTAActcttcctaattttttttcttctttttttccccaaagcttTCTCTGCGGAAGAATTGGCCGTGAAGAGACAGACTGGTAGGTTCACAGTTGGGTGTGGCTGACATGTGCTACAAAACGTGCTTCAGGATGCCGTGCTGCATTTGTGTGTTGAGGTTAGGAGGTAGTCTGTGTGTAAGGTGAAGAGTGACAAAGGAGATTCAAGGGAAAGAGAAGCCAGGAGGATGTGAACATCTATAAGGGAGATGATCATAGTAGAATGAAACTGATTTTTAAGAGTAAAGTTGTTAATTGAGCTAGGTGGACAGACTAACTTCTGCAGGTATTAACTTCTGTTCCTGTCTGGTAAAGCCTTCATGGTTTGGAGGATGTCCTCTTTTTCTTCCGTCTCAGTTTTGGATTGGCAGAGGCTGGAAATATCCGTGAGTTTGGTATCTGGGTGGTCTGGTAGGAATGGAGTAAGTTACATGGGtttgatgccttaagttttagctttcatatttttcaagtTCTCTATTGCTGCCTTAGTGTGTAACTCTGAAtttcatataaagtgttagcaagttctcttcCCAGGGCAGTCAGacaaacaatccttttccagcctgagaaccaaggacGCTGTTGtagcttcaggcccaaaaagtgTAAACAACAGCAAAGTGAGGAGAGCAGTCTGGGAGggtgggacttcataacctgaagctgaaattggacaattaaccccaatataTAAGTGGGCCAAAACTTACAGAAatgtgaaaacttgtgactgGGTGTCCATCTTGGGTGGAGCCATGGCCGGGCTCTTGTCCTGCCCAAGGTGAATCTTTTGAAGGCCTTtcaataaatacctactttattcctttaacaccATCTAGCCTCTGCTCCAGGTAACCTCAGAAGGCATCAGGTTTCTTTCTACTGACAGCACCTACTTGAGAGGATAGTCATCCTAGAAAACTTATGTTCTTCAGCCTTGGAGACTGCCACCCCTTGTTTCCAAAAGCAATGTTAAAATTCAAGACCCCTGAAGAGAAGTCATACTCTGCAGGCTTTACAGATGGGTAGCAGGAGGAAAGTATGTGGAGGAAAATATGGAGCTTTTGTATAGGGgatattttaaaagcagcacTGTTGACCTCAAACAGCTACAAGAGTGTGGGGTCACTTGTAATCAGACAGGAATGGAAGGGAACCAGTTTTCTGTTATAGGAATGGAACTTCATCCCTTCTGACATCTAAAGTCTGAGTGTGTGGTTTCTGAGCATTAGTTGTGTGTATCCTTTTatcccagcagaggcagtgGGATAAGAAATGTACTCTGTTTATCCTGCTCAGTGGATGGAGGCCAGTTCCTTCAGACAGTGATTAATACTCATTAAATAATGCCATGCAGATGCTACCAGGCATGGCTAGCTCCAAACTTGGGCCTCAAGGGTAGATTCAGTAATTTATTGTAAGTGTAAGATCATCCTGTTTATTTGTGTGGAACATCTGAAAGGAAAGAGCACCCAGGAAGCTGGGAGAGTTTTGTATGCAGCACACACAGTGTTTTCAGCAACTCGGTGCTTCTGGAACTGTGCTGACAAGGGCACTTCTGGGAATAgaactgaaaaggaaaagcaactgTGTTCATTCTAGCTTGCTTTGGAGAGCAGGGGAAGCGTGCAGCACATATAATTAAAGGATGGAGGTTGAAATGAGAGGAATATTGCATTGTAATTGTTAATCTTGCACAAAGAGTGATGTTTTAATGTGGCCTTAATCCATAGTTTTACCTACTGTTTATTTATGAAGTATTTATTATGTCAGTGTTGGAAGAATCAGCACCATCTGACTGGCTGGCTTTGGAATATTAATCTAGCTTAGCTGTCTTAATTGAGCTCTGGGGAAAAGTAGTAATGACATTGAAAACTCAATTAGATATCCGAGTAACAAAAACCACATTAGTGTTCAAATAAATATGGTTATTTGTATAGATTATGTGTTGTAGTTAGAGGGTTTTTTTGATGACTGTTTCTTTTAATTGACAGTTCTTAACTTTtggaaaaagtggaaaaatggCATCAGAAGACATCACGAAGCTTGCAGAGTCACTTGCCAAAACCAAAGTGGGTGGTGGACAGTTGAGCTTCAAAGGCCAGAGCCTTAAACTCAACACAGCTGAAGATGGTAAGACAAAATACCCTTGTTCTTTGAAAGCATCTCCCTGAAGATGTCAGATCTTGTGGTAAACTTTATGCTAATCCGACAGAAAAATGTGACAAATTGTCATAACACACCTGTGATGCAGGGGTCTGTCAGCTACAGCTGCTTGTGACAGGGATGTTTCCTGCCCTTCTggtgccctggcagtgctgcagctgctgtaacTGGGGTTTGGGTGCCTGGTTTGCAGTTGTTGTATTCTTGGTGTTCTCTCTAAGTGCTTGTGACAGTTACTGGGCATTAGAAGTCAGTGCttcttttaaaaacagtaaACAAGTGTATCACAGCTCTTGGAACAGGACCTGCACAGAGCAGTGGGCTGATATGTGAGCCTGCTGCAATAGTTGACTTTCTTTCTGTCTTGTTGCTGTATGTGTGTCACAATAAATCTTACAGTGGCTGCTGATGTAAATATCTGGAGAAAATGTATGTATTAGATCAACTTTTCTGCCACGACAAGGAAAACAGCATGTCTTTCAGAGAGGCTATTTGCTATAGTATATAGCAAACAATAGATTATAGCATGTATACTAtatagctttttctttttgttgatGCCAAAGGTGGAGCTTTTTTACAGATTGATTTAGTAGTTCAAAGGCACTGAactatggggaaaggccttggagcaTGGGAACAATATCAAGTGCCCATTGGCAGGAGAGACTGCAGCTTTCCCCTTTGCCTTGCACAGGATTACTGTAGAGCTAAACTGTTTCACCCTGATGTGTTTGCTAAACGAGCATTACTTCTGTGCCAGTCAGAGGGAACTTCTTCCTGTTGATGTGATATTAATGCCCATCAACTTTTAACTTAGTCTTTGCACCTCTCCAGGGACGTGTACTCTGGCTTTTAAAGCATGTGCTGaatggcagaagagttttatttgggaaataaagAAACTTACTTTTGCAAATAAGAGGATGACTGTCAGAAtaaacaggagggaaaaaaaacctatgAGAAGGCAGGGTAGGGAATGGAGAGTGTTCTTTCTGGTGACCTGACACTTCAGCTCTGTTCCCATTGCTGTTTCAGGTGTTGTTCTAGCTGTTTTTGCTAGATGTTGAACAAGTTTTACTGGATCTCAGAGGGTTACTGTGGTAACCAAGACAATGGTTAAAAGACCAACTAGATTCTCTGCTTCTTGCAGCTGAAGAAGTGATCAAGCAAATTGAGGAATTTGATGGCCTGGAAGCCTTGCGCCTGGAAGGCAACACAGTGGGAGTGGAGGCAGCAAAGGTTATTGCCAAAGCCTTGGAGAAGAAAAGTGAGCTCAAGGTGAGATTCTTAACTGTGGGGTAGTCAAGGGGAAGAAATAATGTGGAAGTACTGAAGGCCTGTCTAGGCTCTTCCTGCAGAAACCTTCCTTGAGTTACCCCTGAAGCTTGCTTGGTGGCTCTTCCAGGAGGGAGGGGCAATCTTATAAAAGTGCAGCATAACTTGGAGACTTTGGGATAATGGGAGTACCTTTGGCATCCCTAACTTCCTGTGTAGAAAGCTTCCAGTCTCAAAGCTGGGAGGCTGTGAGAGCCAGAGCCTCTGTTGAAGGCAGCAGCTGTAAACAAAGCCATGGCAACAAAATACTAAGTTCAAATGAAGTTCTCTGAAAAACTGAGTAAATCTTCTGGAGAGTGAGTCTGCAGAGAATGTCTGAGTAGGGAGGAAATGCAAGAGGAGGTTCATCTTTGCTCAAGCTATGTTTTCCTGCTGTTGCTCTAGCCTAATGTTAAGGGGATGCTGTGCTGCTAGAGGCACTACACTGTCCCTTGAAGGAGAGTGGTGTGAGACATTGATATACATTAATCACCCACGTGTGGCTTTTCCAGTACGTTCAGATTGTTGTGCTTCACACCTTAGTAAAATCTGCATTGCTAATGTATTCTTCTGtttcctgttgttttttttcagtagcaATTTTCTCAGCAGAAAATAATTCCAGCTTGAACACAAGCAAAAATTCTTGTATAATGTTTATAGTGTGAATTTCAGTTACTTTGTCCTTTCAAGTGAAGTGATTGTAACACTGGTTCTTGCAGCTCTTTAGTACAATCCAATGACAACCCAAGGGAAGGGAGACAACATTAAGCTGTCTCCAGTGATGTAAAGCATCTTGTATGTGTAAATGTTTGTTACAGATGAGTTGACCTAAATATTTTAGTGGGTTTTATCTGTGTGCTTCTTATTTTAGAGGTGTCATTGGAGTGACATGTTCACAGGCAGGCTAAGGTCTGAGATCCCTCCTGCTTTGGTAAGTAAAAACTAGATCTGAGACGTCTGACTAATATAACCTCTTTTCTCACCTGTCATGCTTTTTGTGGAAGCCTCTGTTTTGTTCAGAGCTGATCCTTCTCTGTGCTGTTAGTGCTAAATGTCTCAGAATAGGTGAGTGGTTCTCTTTTGCTCTTCCTGTATGAGATGGAGAGTTGATTAAAGGTTAAATGTGAGTCCATGCTGCTGAAGGagcttttcactgggaaaaaCTATCTTCATGACCCAATAGAAAAAGTGAGAGCTAAGCTTTCTAAATAAATTGTGTGGCTGTGTCTTCTAGGGCATTACAGAGCTCCTTGTCTCTGAGTCCTGTGAAGCCAGAGCACAAGCTCAACATTGATGAAAACAGTATTTCCTTCAGCTGTGTAGAGCAGGAAATTCACTTTGAAAAGTATTTAACCTAAAGGGATGGGATAATATCTTGGTAACTGCTTTATGGTTATCTTTAGCTTAATTTGTGCAACTTCCTCTCTGGATTTAGTGGTAAAGTTTTATTTCCTCATGCAGCTTTGCAGAATGTCTTCAgagtgggaatttttttttgcagcatCACTGTCATACCTAGCCACTGCAGTGATGCTGTCACTAAAAGTTAATCcattccctccctcccactgccATCTGTTTCCTTCCAGATCTCTTTGGGGGATGCACTGAttgctgctggagcccagctggtGGAGTTGGACCTCAGTGACAATGCCTTTGGGCCAGACGGTGTGCGTGGCTTCGAGGCTCTGCTGAAGAGCCCTGCATGCTACACTCTGCAGGAACTCAAGCTCAATAACTGTGGCATGGGCATTGGTGGTGGCAAGGTAAGGGTTATCTCCTCTCTGGGAATGAAGTTGGAAGCAATCTTTGATTGCCAACTCCCCTGCTTAAGGCAACTACAAGTACACTGGGTTCTTCAAGCTTGGTCTAGTCAGGTTTTGAATATGGAGACTTCACAAGCTCTATGAATAGCCTatccctcacagtaaaaaaaggAGTTTGTGTTAAAATGGTGTTTTCTCTGCACTTTGTGTGCAGTTGTGTCTAACTCTGCCTTCTTTACACCGCCTTCTCTCCTTATTTTGTTGTTCTGGCTATTTTTACGTATGGATATGTCCCCCAGAGCCTTTTCTCCAACCTTATTAATCTCAGTACTATCCTAGTGAGTAAAATTCTCCAGTTCTTCATTTGTACTCGGTACACTTGGTGCTTGGATGCATTTCACAGGGCTAAGTGGAGAAGGATCTGACCTTCTGTGAGTGCTttttcccagggcagcccagtaGAATTCCTTTGCTTCAAGTGTGTATTGGTAGCTCATGGTCAACCTCCTGTCCATATAAGCTTGCCTGATTACAAGCAAAATGTACTTGATGGCTCAGTGTGTTTTAGTGTTGAAAATTATCAATTCTTGCCTGAGACCAGTGTGCAAATGTTGCAGGTAGAGAGTTTTATTGTGTACCCTCTTGTAGAAACAGGTAAGTCTCAGTGATGCCCCACGTTATTCTCAAGAGGTGGATCTACAAAATGCAGTAGGATTCCTGTAGAGTGATATGCTGGGGAAGTATTAACTGCTTGTTTTATCTTTAGATAttggcagctgctctgaaagAGTGTCACAGGAAATCAAGTGCCCAGGGCAAGCctcttgctttaaaaatatttgtggcTGGCAGAAATCGTCTGGAGAATGATGGTGCCACTGCCCTGGCTGAAGCCTTCGGGGTGAGTGTCAAACCAGAGCTGCTTTGACAGCAAACTGGAGCAAGGTATGATTCAGTGCTAGTGTTAAAGGTGATGCACAGAGTTTGCCTCAGCTAgggggcaggagctggtggtCTGTTCACTAAAGTCATGATGTTTCTTGCTGCTAAAACTGGAGTCTTCAACAAGTGGAATTAGAGTTGCTGACTGAGTGTTTTTGTGACCTAACTTTCCAAACACATAGCTAGTTGCTGTGTGAGGTAGTTACCTGAGGGAGAAATAGTCATCTCCTGAGTAATTTAATAGTCCTGTTCCTTTTCCTCTCTATGCTAATGGTTGTTGACTGGCCCTGGGGTGGGTATCCCAGCTTGTTCTCATGAGTGCTGCTTTGCTCAGGCATCTGGCAAAAGCAGCACGGTGTTTTTGCTAGGATCAGCTGGTCAGAGCTAGAAGTGTTGCCTGGCTTTCTCTAGCTGTCACTGGCCCACTTGCACTTTTGTGGGAGGAAGACAGTTCACTCTGATTGGGGCCACATAATTCCCTCCTCAGACCTCAGCTGTTGCTAGAAGTGACTTCTGAATTACAATGCATATTGTCAGGTATATTGGCAATGATATTGCAGGTTACAGGTTGACTTTTTTTGTAAAGAACTGCCTAAATGTGATTTGGGTTAATCAGTAATCATGGCAAAAATAAGACTTTTAAAATACTAGAGTTGTATAACAATGTGATTCGTGGAGAATCAAGATAGAATGGTGCTACCAAAAGGGGGTTAATTACTGTGTTATGTGACCTGCTGATTAGTCCATCAACAGTATTTGTACTGGGTTTCTTACATGTTTGCTTCTCAGGTCAGGGCAAAATGTacattttaattagaaaattaaaGTGATGTTGTGTGGTCTGTTTCAGTGTTCTTGAACCACAGGAAAAGAACTGTTAAGTTATTTAGAGTAGGCATATAGGACGATGATACTTGGGTCTCTGAATCAGGGCTTTGTATTTATCTGACACTTGCCATGCACCTGTGATTTCACTTAGATTTGTGACAGAATTGCTGGTAAACAATTCACTGTAGAAGAGCAAGTAGTTTTGAAACTCAAAACAATTTTAAGTAAATCCTAAGAGTGGAGCAACATACTCATGAGCTGAAGTTGAATTGAAGCTGAATGCTTTCTAAAagcgcttttttttttctctacatcCTTTCCCAGATCATTGGAACTCTAGAAGAGGTTCATATGCCACAGAATGGAATCAACCATCCTGGCATaacagcactggcacaggcctTTGCTATCAACCCACTGCTTAAGGTTATAAACCTGAATGACAACACCTTCACAGAGAAAGGAGCTGTGGCCATGGCAGACGTGAGTTGTTTTAAGcagttggtttgggttttgtctcAAGTCTGGTTGGCATTAGCACCTTTGGGTTGGTGGAACCATGTCATGTTGCAATAGGAAGGATGACATTCCAGAATAGGATGCTCACTTACTTGCATGTCCACTTTCACATCTGTGCTGTCTTGCTGTGCAGACTCTGAAGGCACTTCGTCAGGTTGAAGTGATCAACTTTGGGGACTGCCTGGTGCGTTCCAAGGGTGCTGTTGCTATTGCTGATGCTGTTAAAGAAGGGCTTCATAAATTAAAGGTATGTCTGCTTGCTGTTCAGCTCTTTGGAAAAATGCCATGTTTTCCATTtcatgtttttctctttgttctcCTACTGCTGCTGATTACTTTAAGATAGAATTCAGTCCCATGCATGCTCTGTGCTCACATCTGAATCCAACAAGCTGTGCTATAGGTCAGTGGCATCCCACCATCCAGTGAGGGCTGTGCTATGTGGAGGTGTACCAGGGATCTGTTTAGTCTTTGCCTGATGTTTTTGCAGCTGTTGGCTCAACTCAGCAAGTGCTACTCAAGAAATCTGATAATGGAAGTGCCTGCTATTAGAACTTTCCAGAGCTTCAAGAGTGGGGACTGACATGAAGGGGACTTCATGAGTACTTTGTCTTTTCAGCATTTCATAGCTCAGGCAgttaattctttttctctgttagAACATCAGTCAAGGGTCCAAGTATTTTTAGTGTTTTGGCAATACCATAGCCTCCTATATCAGTATTTGCACAGGACTTGAATCTTGCAACATTCTGGATAGGCTGAAGTCAAATTGATGACATAAGCTAGGATCTTTAGAAACACCTGCCATGAGTCATAACTACCCTGAGACAGTTGCTGAATGTGAGATTCCTAATCTTGCAGTCGAAGACAAAAATTAACCTAATAACCTGTTTGTATGTATGAACCTGGTCTAGAAAGGAGTAGGTTCTTTGTGGTATGTGATCCCTGGCTTGGGCTTCTGCTGGTTCTGCTGGAACTTGTCTGAATCTCCCAAGCAAACTTAAGTTATGGGATACTGAGATGAGCAGACAGAAGCTGTCATTTTTTCCAGAACAGAAATGGTTAAGGGAAGGTAGCATGAAGCAATTGCAGCTGATTCATTCTGTTCAAGGACTGCTTCCCTTCTCCTGTTAATATTCAATCCCTTCTCAGGAAGGGTTTGATTGAGCACAGTGTGGAATGGTGGGGGATGGTGTCTGGCTGTTGAATTGCTTTACTCTTACTAGTCCACGTGGTTtctctgctggctgggtctgtcAGAAGTAATACCactcatggctttttttttgaaGGCCTTAACTTGCAACTGAGGTGTCAAAGGAAATGTGCAATGTGTTTAGTACAGTAGCTGCCCCTTCTGCTAGACCTACCAGAGTGGGAGTTTTGGAGTGCTCTTGAGCCCCTTGATAAGTGAAGATCTCCAGTCAGCTGACTGCTAAGGACTGAAATGTCTGATGCCTTTTAGGTGAGCAGTGATTTGTAGGTATTTTAAAATTGCCACCTTTAATAGTGCTGCTCTTAACCACCAGTATGTTTCAAAATTCCCCTTTCAAATACATGAGGTAGGAGTATATCAGGCTTTATTTTCAATTAATATCACTTTTTTTTGCTAGGAGCCTCTTCAAATGAGAGTCTTTCCAGGACACTTGTGAGGACATGAAATTTATGGATATGATAGATCTTAATAGGAATTCTGCAGACAAAATGTTCTTCTGCATTTTTAGGAACTGAATTTGTCTTTCTGTGAGATCAAGCGAGATGCTGCTCTGACTGTTGCTGAAGCTATTGAAGATAAAACAGAGTTGGAGAAGTTGGATCTCAATGGTATGTAGGTTTGCTAGATCAAAGTATGTATGGTTTGATTCCAATGAGAAACCACTAGGAAGAATGTTGACAGAACCATATATTCTAGTCTTGCAATTGTCAGCATATAAAAAACAGTGCAAGTGAACTTGCATGACCTTGGGACAGGAAATGGTTAGATCCTGAAAGTTTTCTTGAACCATTAACTCAGTTCAATTGGTGAGCATTTTTGGTTCACCTGATAAGGTGCAGAGATTAAGCTGATACCTATGCCTGTTTTCAGTAAAACTCTTAATTATTCAGTTCTATCTCGGATACTTCATACATGTAAACAAAAACCTttgtgtgcagctctgcagaagagtGTGAGAACTTTGACTTCGTTGGCTTTTTCTGTTCATACCTTGGGTCATTTCTCTAGTGCTATGCTGTGTCCTTGTTTTAGGATCACTAAGAACAAGAGCTATTTAGAGAAACAACAGCAAGTCTCTCAAATTCGGAAGCATTAGGGGATTTTCATCTCCAACCATTGTGTAATGCTGCTGAAATTCGTTTAACAACTGTTTGGTTCTGTCTGATAAGTGTAGTTTGTGTTGCTGCCTCTAAGGTGCTTTGCAGAAATGGCATGTGCTTGATTTCAGAAACAAAGAGATAGCTGTACATTCTTGTCTAAGTCCTCAAGAGCAAGCTTGTGTGCACCTGTCAAGTCCACTCTGTTTCCTCTGTCAACCTAGGTAACTGTCTGGGAGAAGAGGTGTGTGAGCAGCTCCATGAGATCCTGGAAGGCTTCAATATGGCATCAGTGCTAGGATCTTTGAGGTAGGCATGGTACCAGAGTTTAAATCAGATCTTTTCTGACAATTTTAATCTACATTTTCATTGACCTATCTCATCTTAAAGTAAGAACTCTCTCATTGGTGGTGGATG
The nucleotide sequence above comes from Passer domesticus isolate bPasDom1 chromosome 5, bPasDom1.hap1, whole genome shotgun sequence. Encoded proteins:
- the RANGAP1 gene encoding ran GTPase-activating protein 1 isoform X2 → MASEDITKLAESLAKTKVGGGQLSFKGQSLKLNTAEDAEEVIKQIEEFDGLEALRLEGNTVGVEAAKVIAKALEKKSELKRCHWSDMFTGRLRSEIPPALISLGDALIAAGAQLVELDLSDNAFGPDGVRGFEALLKSPACYTLQELKLNNCGMGIGGGKILAAALKECHRKSSAQGKPLALKIFVAGRNRLENDGATALAEAFGIIGTLEEVHMPQNGINHPGITALAQAFAINPLLKVINLNDNTFTEKGAVAMADTLKALRQVEVINFGDCLVRSKGAVAIADAVKEGLHKLKELNLSFCEIKRDAALTVAEAIEDKTELEKLDLNGNCLGEEVCEQLHEILEGFNMASVLGSLSDDEGEEDDDEEEEEEDEDEEEEEEEEQQQLKERGAEEQESLTPKKIIDSQASTPVPSPPVDVATFLAFPSPEKLLRLGPKCSVLIAQQTDTSDVEKVVATLLRISSVFKDEAPVKTAVHETTDALMKKAFSSATFNSDAFISNLLVHMGLLKSEEKIKTVPSLYGILMTLNHMVQQDYFPKSLAPVLSAFVTNM
- the RANGAP1 gene encoding ran GTPase-activating protein 1 isoform X1 codes for the protein MASEDITKLAESLAKTKVGGGQLSFKGQSLKLNTAEDAEEVIKQIEEFDGLEALRLEGNTVGVEAAKVIAKALEKKSELKRCHWSDMFTGRLRSEIPPALISLGDALIAAGAQLVELDLSDNAFGPDGVRGFEALLKSPACYTLQELKLNNCGMGIGGGKILAAALKECHRKSSAQGKPLALKIFVAGRNRLENDGATALAEAFGIIGTLEEVHMPQNGINHPGITALAQAFAINPLLKVINLNDNTFTEKGAVAMADTLKALRQVEVINFGDCLVRSKGAVAIADAVKEGLHKLKELNLSFCEIKRDAALTVAEAIEDKTELEKLDLNGNCLGEEVCEQLHEILEGFNMASVLGSLSDDEGEEDDDEEEEEEDEDEEEEEEEEQQQLKERGAEEQESLTPKKIIDSQASTPVPSPPVDVATFLAFPSPEKLLRLGPKCSVLIAQQTDTSDVEKVVATLLRISSVFKDEAPVKTAVHETTDALMKKAFSSATFNSDAFISNLLVHMGLLKSEEKIKTVPSLYGILMTLNHMVQQDYFPKSLAPVLSAFVTKPNRALDSCSFARHMLLQTLHQL